CCAAAGAATGACattagattaaatttaaattacattaaaatcaaataatttcaaTGTTAAGGATGAGCAATTTTCATAAGTTTActttcattcataatttatcTCATAGATTCCCATTCAAGAAATTTcactattttgaaaaaaatacaaccaaACATTGGCATTCATGACTGGTCTGGCTTAGTATGGAGTGACTCtgctctgcctatgaagccaatggtcccgggttcgaatcccaaaAGGGCATTTGTTCATGTAATTATCGCagatattcgttcctgagtcatggatgttttcaatgtatatatgtatttatctatatacatatgtatatcgtcgcatagtacccatagtacaagctttacttagtttggggctagttATATCTGTGCAAGATtgtcccaaaatatttatttttatgtttttttattttatactagtaACATATGTTGGTTGTCAGTACTGCCATGAATTTGTAGCTATAAATACATGTTTCTTGTTGTAGCCTAATTTAATGTACTACTGGGCCCACATGGAAACCCCCGTCTCTCAGCCAATCACCCCTGGCCGCCTGCATGTCTCCTGGCCAGACAAAGATGTCTACAGCATCGCCCAAGATCACATCACAAACCTGCGGAATGAAAATCACAGATTCAGCAACCAAAATAACAATGACGAAATAGATGATATCAGTGAAGCAAAAGCGGTCATAGCGCAGCTCAGAAATAGACTAATAGATTTAGAATTACAAATCGAGAAATTAAAGTTAAGCGCTCAAATTGAAACAATCAACAAAAATTTGGAGAAATGTTTCGAGTTTCCCGACAAATTAAGCAAATCAGTGGACAAAGAGATACAAACCTCAATCGAAACACTTCCTGAACCTGTGATATCTTTACCTGCTAATCAATGTGTAAGAACAAGAGATAGATTAGATTTAAGTACAGTAGCTTGTAATACTGAACCTATTAACAATATTCAAAGTGAAGGATCTGATAGTATAGAAAATTATTGTAAGCTAAATAAAATACGAGATTATGAAGCACATAAAGAACCTGACAATGAAAGACTGgataaaattgaagaaaaaatCAAAGAGACCCCTGAAAAAGCTTTGACAGACTCTCTACACAGCATAGGAAGCTCAGAAGCTTCGTTCTTTAGTATTCATAACAACGATTTAATTTCTAGTACACATGAATGTTCCTCCGATATAGTTAGGAAAGACAGTGAATCAAAGGCTGCAATAAACATTCCAATTACGgaagtattatatataaataatgatattcaaGTTAATACAATGGCATCAACAGAAACTAGCAAGTTATCATCAGAAAGCACATGCATTTCATCTGAAAGTGTAACTACGAAACTACAAACTGACAAGAAATCTAAAGAAACATCGGAACCAAATGACCTAAAGGCAGAGCCACCTGACAAAACTCAAAATGTCTCGCCTGAGTCACATGCTTCGAAACCAACATCACCGGTGCCATCAAAAGTATCTCCTACAATGGATATTTCCGTCTCTAAAGAACCAATAGCAAGTAGAATAAACACTCCTTCAAGCATTCCTTCACCGGGGATGGTTCCACCGCCTCCACCGATGCCTGATTTGGTTTCTATGCCTCCACCAATGCCAGAAACTTGCCCTTTACCCCCACCAATGCCCGCTATGGGACCACCCCCACCCCCACCAATGCCTGGTATGGGACCTCCGCCTCCTCCAATGCCGGGTATGGCGCCCCCACCCCCACTGATGCCCGGTATGGCGCCCCCACCCCCACAGATGCCTGGAATGGTGCCTCCACCACCTCCAATGCCCGGTATGGGGCCTCCACCCCCACCGATGCCCGGTATGGGGCCTCCACCCCCACCGATGCCCGGTATGGGGCCTCCACCCCCACCGATGCCCGGTATGGGGCCTCCACCCCCACCGATGCCCGGTATGGGGCCTCCACCCCCACCGATGCCCGGTATGGGGCCTCCACCCCCACCGATGCCCGGTATGGGGCCTCCACCCCCACCGATGCCCGGTATGGGGCCTCCACCTCCACCGATGCCCGGTATGGGGCCTCCACCCCCACCGATGCCCGGGATGGGGCCTCCACCCCCACCGATGCCCGGCATGGGGCCCCCTCCGCCGCCGATGCCCGGCATGGGCCCCCCTCCGCCCCCGCTGCCGGGCGCGGGCGCGCCGGCCCCGCCCCCCCCGCCGGCCCCGGGCGCGGCGCCGCCGAGCGCGGGCCCGGCGCCGTTCCCCGCCCCGCCTGTAGGCGGCTGGACTATGCAAAGAGCGAGTAAGTATTAAGGTATCCCTATCATTCCCTGACGGTCATTTATCTATCTTGATTTTAAAATGATAGAACTAGTAGATGTTAGTATCGCAAACTTGTCATCTAAAAGAGTAATGCCTCCTTATTTATAACACGCTCAAAACAagattttagtatttatacGAATAATCAAATGCCAGCTGTTAAATTTAATCTCAACTCGCGATTTATGTCGGCAGCCGgccgtaagatcaggcagatcgtaatgttttgacggtagtatGACGATATGATACCTTTCTTGAATTTGTGTCTTGgcatttaagttttatttgtaattgtGAACATTACAAGTCGAATTACTCCCTTTTTAATGCGTTTAAAATTCGTCTTTACTCCATTTCCTAACCTCAAATGAGCCGATTTCCTATCGTGATCGATATTAATAGATTTGTTGCACCCAAAATCTCCTGCAATTTattcgttttcttttttttttggattgctttgaaaagcaaaataaaacacGCGAGCCGCGGCAGTGAATATGTGCAGTACCATTTTTAACAGCTGACTGTGGGACGCCATCTTGCAAATTGGCTCGGCTGAGGCAAACGTGctgaggcaaaagttacacgagCACGCGGTCGCGCGAGGCCCGTCGTTTGCCGCGcaaggaaatttcctcgcgaggctgctTGCTCTATGTAGACCCGTCTACAGacaactgagggcctaccgcgaaccacgttcaacgtgttccctctctgtcgcacttgtaatatagtccgtaagtgtgacagagaggcaacacgtcgaacgtggttcgcggtaggccctctgtagcggggctccgtcgactcagaGAACGAGACTAAGATTTTCACTTGtaacgatatgcctaggaaaaTCCTGATCTACCTGATCTACGATTGGCCGCCGTCATATGCATGGAATTGTGCTGGAACTAATGAAACACATCCTCATCTAAACCTAACGATCGCTTGAACCTTAATTCATTctaataaggtttatttttacgAGCTAAAATCAATGAATAAAGTTGTGACGTTTAAACCTTTGAACACTACGCCTATTATATGCATCGCGCCATTTTAAACCTTATTATACTTTGATGCAGGAAGGTTTATATTACGGCGTTCTAGTCTAGTCGTTAGaaatcctgcctacgaagcagtaAGTCcctggttcgaatcctggtaagggtatttatttgtgtgtttatcacaaatattttggTCCTGAGTTATGGAcgtttatatataagtatttatatataggtgtatattatgtatatcatcGTTAATATCCATAACAtagacttattgagcttactgtggactaGGTAGATATGTGTAAAATTTTCCCATAATAGAGGTATATATGTTTTATCACACTGAGCGCGTCAGTCGACGTCTTTTgcagtcaaagggttaaaatacaacttaaaaaatgtatataatattttcagCCTTAAGAAAGATCCCCGTGAAGCCGGCGGCGCCGATGAAGCCGCTGTACTGGACGCGCATCCTGGCGCCGGCCGCGGCGCCGGCGGCCGGCGAGGCCCCGCAGGCCCCCAAGCCCCTCTGGCTCGAAATAGAAGAGACCAACCTGGATAACATAGATGAATTCGCAGATCTCTTCTCCAGACAAGTCGTCAAAGCGCCAGTCAAGAAGAAAGTTGAAGTGAAAACGAAAATTCAGCCGGTTAAGATATTGGAGAGTAAGCGCTCGCAGAATGTGGGGATTTTGGCGCAGAGTCTGCATGTCGAGTTTTCGGAGATAGAGAATGCTATATATAATTTTGATACGTCCGTTGTCAGTTTGGAAGCGTTGCAGCAGATTTACGAAATGGTAACTTTACATTATATTTcatcactacatcttataaaacaaagtcccccgccgcgtctgtatATTCgcaaactcaaaaactactgaacgaattttcatgcggttttcacctatactatcaatagagtgattcttaagGAAGATTTCGGTGTACAATTAGTAAATGTTCATAATGTAAAGTCAGTTACTTTATCAGATGATAGTTCAAATGCTACcatgaatttaaaaaaccgtcagccggttttatcccggtggaaagaccgtcagctggtcacaggaacatgtaaaaaatacgcgccttaccaatTACCAAAGTAAATTGAACgtctgatggaatgctacatgcaaagtttcatgattttgttattactatcataaaaagataaagcgcttatttttcacatattcaTGCGCCCACCTAACGTTCAACCACCGCCATACAACCGCCTgaagattttaaatatttttacgtgCTTCAATGGCTGCCATTCCTTAACCCGCCaatggagcggcagctgacgttcgCGAGGGTTCATCTCCAGGGAAAACTGTTCCTGGCTTGCGGTCTATTCTACCCGTACGAAGCCGAGGCGGGCCGCTCTAAATATATACATCTAGCTCTAGATATagtaaaactaacaaaatatcCTTGTTTCAGAGAGCGACCGACGAAGAGCTATCCCAAATTAAGCAACACCTGCAAACGAAACCAGACGTGCCACTGGACAAGCCCGAGGCGTTCCTGCACGACCTCAGCAGCATCCCCAACTTCGCGGAGAGGATCTCCTGCTTCATGTTCCAGGCGGAGTTTGAAGATGCGGTCAGCACTACTATGCATAAGTTGGACAACTTGAAGCATACttgtgaggtacaatttttagatggtattccacctgttcaattctttgtccaatgtgcattgcgtctcactttGCTATTAAGCAAAATGcgagacgcaaatacacattggagcAAGATATTAGACAgatggaataccacccatagtCATATTCCGCGAATATACAGTGATGTCTTTATGTTCCACCCTTGAGGAGTCAAAATTCGGGTCATGATTTAACCATTTGTTCACTCTGTTCTTGTAtgtctttcttcttcttgtctgttaccttctgTGTGTTGTGTTATCTccacggaagatcagcgctgaaagccaccagcaacatgctgaagtgaggccatttcgtggcactttatacttgctatgt
The nucleotide sequence above comes from Cydia pomonella isolate Wapato2018A chromosome 2, ilCydPomo1, whole genome shotgun sequence. Encoded proteins:
- the LOC133515562 gene encoding formin-2-like isoform X2 → MGNIQGNEKQSKTSKSPAKGRNFLKNRKSPGRDSKKHGRKKSGGKRGAADTFDKTPDSDNIEVEASDNDMLECASKTGGSAESASQSELTVSRCEERSATRAPSTPDSVLTDPLAPLAAVEVNQCYYSAESSAHDDAHTLTPMPHDDATSLLDLDKEEKSDVFDDSDKSDNVMGLSGSRGERLERLTHECGHEFREFRLKAAPAQSSFTVSRHRKVELQPAPPVPAVPDADPDPALAVLNHEERRAASVSDALPESNVLRKVASLTLDKHSEPRVQRPNFVPEKLNFQLYEKFEGLMLLNWFISSVAENSYLKNLLTAQDLKNLGTQYCTHLLAAGVLRQIPDKDAPTENIFKPNLMYYWAHMETPVSQPITPGRLHVSWPDKDVYSIAQDHITNLRNENHRFSNQNNNDEIDDISEAKAVIAQLRNRLIDLELQIEKLKLSAQIETINKNLEKCFEFPDKLSKSVDKEIQTSIETLPEPVISLPANQCVRTRDRLDLSTVACNTEPINNIQSEGSDSIENYCKLNKIRDYEAHKEPDNERLDKIEEKIKETPEKALTDSLHSIGSSEASFFSIHNNDLISSTHECSSDIVRKDSESKAAINIPITEVLYINNDIQVNTMASTETSKLSSESTCISSESVTTKLQTDKKSKETSEPNDLKAEPPDKTQNVSPESHASKPTSPVPSKVSPTMDISVSKEPIASRINTPSSIPSPGMVPPPPPMPDLVSMPPPMPETCPLPPPMPAMGPPPPPPMPGMGPPPPPMPGMAPPPPLMPGMAPPPPQMPGMVPPPPPMPGMGPPPPPMPGMGPPPPPMPGMGPPPPPMPGMGPPPPPMPGMGPPPPPMPGMGPPPPPMPGMGPPPPPMPGMGPPPPPMPGMGPPPPPMPGMGPPPPPMPGMGPPPPPMPGMGPPPPPLPGAGAPAPPPPPAPGAAPPSAGPAPFPAPPVGGWTMQRATLRKIPVKPAAPMKPLYWTRILAPAAAPAAGEAPQAPKPLWLEIEETNLDNIDEFADLFSRQVVKAPVKKKVEVKTKIQPVKILESKRSQNVGILAQSLHVEFSEIENAIYNFDTSVVSLEALQQIYEMRATDEELSQIKQHLQTKPDVPLDKPEAFLHDLSSIPNFAERISCFMFQAEFEDAVSTTMHKLDNLKHTCEFLMTSEALKRVFAIILTLGNYMNGGNGQRGQADGFGLEILSKLKDVKSKRSTVTLLHFIVRTYMRAAGVGSPLPVPEPGDVARAAAIDFADVAGSLAGLTRQLAACKDKTKKVLEKTDAQRSPEENETKRIDVFEEKMGTFLTAAEEKLKAEHENLEECRSKFFATVRFYQYTPKVGKLEDCEPKEFFSLWTSFCSDFKDIYKKEEQIAIKEKLKEAKKHQEQRKSQSIVQPKREGGLKARLQKLSSTTRK
- the LOC133515562 gene encoding formin-2-like isoform X1, encoding MQLATNRVNFTSSSRAHFNYVKLLSKYRDAQEGIQGIVTILGLHNEEYTAFAEYKFIPKNFTVKFTRALVLYVPRKLPILTFVIPVYSQYTLFVVKMERGELIVLCDIKRVVLIVKYVKKCPVMYVIRVPKGSLERLMLLNWFISSVAENSYLKNLLTAQDLKNLGTQYCTHLLAAGVLRQIPDKDAPTENIFKPNLMYYWAHMETPVSQPITPGRLHVSWPDKDVYSIAQDHITNLRNENHRFSNQNNNDEIDDISEAKAVIAQLRNRLIDLELQIEKLKLSAQIETINKNLEKCFEFPDKLSKSVDKEIQTSIETLPEPVISLPANQCVRTRDRLDLSTVACNTEPINNIQSEGSDSIENYCKLNKIRDYEAHKEPDNERLDKIEEKIKETPEKALTDSLHSIGSSEASFFSIHNNDLISSTHECSSDIVRKDSESKAAINIPITEVLYINNDIQVNTMASTETSKLSSESTCISSESVTTKLQTDKKSKETSEPNDLKAEPPDKTQNVSPESHASKPTSPVPSKVSPTMDISVSKEPIASRINTPSSIPSPGMVPPPPPMPDLVSMPPPMPETCPLPPPMPAMGPPPPPPMPGMGPPPPPMPGMAPPPPLMPGMAPPPPQMPGMVPPPPPMPGMGPPPPPMPGMGPPPPPMPGMGPPPPPMPGMGPPPPPMPGMGPPPPPMPGMGPPPPPMPGMGPPPPPMPGMGPPPPPMPGMGPPPPPMPGMGPPPPPMPGMGPPPPPMPGMGPPPPPLPGAGAPAPPPPPAPGAAPPSAGPAPFPAPPVGGWTMQRATLRKIPVKPAAPMKPLYWTRILAPAAAPAAGEAPQAPKPLWLEIEETNLDNIDEFADLFSRQVVKAPVKKKVEVKTKIQPVKILESKRSQNVGILAQSLHVEFSEIENAIYNFDTSVVSLEALQQIYEMRATDEELSQIKQHLQTKPDVPLDKPEAFLHDLSSIPNFAERISCFMFQAEFEDAVSTTMHKLDNLKHTCEFLMTSEALKRVFAIILTLGNYMNGGNGQRGQADGFGLEILSKLKDVKSKRSTVTLLHFIVRTYMRAAGVGSPLPVPEPGDVARAAAIDFADVAGSLAGLTRQLAACKDKTKKVLEKTDAQRSPEENETKRIDVFEEKMGTFLTAAEEKLKAEHENLEECRSKFFATVRFYQYTPKVGKLEDCEPKEFFSLWTSFCSDFKDIYKKEEQIAIKEKLKEAKKHQEQRKSQSIVQPKREGGLKARLQKLSSTTRK